In Chanodichthys erythropterus isolate Z2021 chromosome 18, ASM2448905v1, whole genome shotgun sequence, the following are encoded in one genomic region:
- the rlf gene encoding zinc finger protein Rlf isoform X1: MADENAEAELDWSGRHSLLLDEDTFFAMEGLQATLQQLEAELRQQDVSEESSTEYCNNFCQTLMHYAGSRNSVEHGLPLLEVYCLSINCFAAARPHLTGDSPSVALVLKRLALSCLELLLSVPQNEIPLEAWLQFHGSVQAAHEAMLQYGSTDLHALLNITGEGGAWNNPVLVSLLTGQPTNPDEVNAYLALEGDGFMEMRIKHLEKVGEVEKALILNKACANCSLLPNQSTFRQTFVTQLCQQLPSEEAILEISRIDAKDVLDIICNMDSEGDESTAFILCTTYFTQQLQQDSLYCSWELTLLWSKLQRRIDVSLESFIERCLQFAAIARTIYHLLFLIRVIQTETMQLGLAVSVELCVKALRLPRQDDVDAKTMVCKAVVCLLPDDLEVIRACQLTEFLLSPAQEAFDVLEELYTRPDQKYDEENAIIPNSLRCELLLSLKAHWPFDPEFWDWKTLKRYCIQLLGLEPEEEVEDEVATEELCNLGPVLNEEIEKEEENKYKLNLFSSTEQEQTVEKTETEKGQKVSKKKDSQDVSNRSDTHQKNKFVCQICHKQVVETRICHHARKHMENDMWTCPVCLQNFKSKKEFEPHSKKHIQIPAKGHWKKKKVKKKVDLQNYFKEDSLDELEPGQIPLDPSLAMYYQSTHDPVVLEHILEQAASVPDKQIENDYITFDYINTYFKLQDRDVYQCPATNCSRNFKLFKYLGVHIKNEHDSEDPNLKHYLEMKDRREKCTFCRKTFMTAYHHRQHRWVHYGDNPYMCVVTGCGARFDTTNEFIAHKHSHGFNLSYGCELKGCSFSYCDLGQLYHHEAQHFRDAAYTCTSPGCKNFFYSRREFLQHLATHDITFTEKDFETQRKMRRKLLIPVVESDLGSRTKAEMENVVQKGGSSSTSHLLANSESKVSLMCVAVCFDGRKFTCGLKKCERTFTTARELQKHLRIAHPGEFNEEDQLCKKKVQAKHSNTEANELHKSGQDKTLKRSSTEESNHKKDLSPAPESVDCDATLSNVDLGAALTEILLGLSQLSLNSPSTRCAVRNSQSTCTPTLNARSPAKAANSKKEVRSHVAGSDSKRLSSKSELPQTHDHIKDSEKKKPQSEPSTKPYTCEAKSCHYQSVTCCALKQHYIKIHGYSEENLQQMEVFQSQTFEPLKTPDSTEDSVLDDNQPHSEFLVQATTKPYTCEAKRCHYQSVTSRALMQHYIKIHDYSEEEVKKMEVFQSQIFKPFKCHLCSKSYRNKKELRLHYIQMHHINKAVVEQMSCSFKKRLADKAPVLSSSKMRNKKKSQSLKVDDIKTQRRDKHLWQQRCQKQDYQLWKRKLDRKNGEMGKVKAKEKEKKVPSETDADVNHETVDVRGSRRLVAKGNLSHILTKYNKPFHCVHKNCNAAFSNQNALVGHLQLAHHYNRSQLCFPCEHKGCDKQFSNLSSLTKHYRKEHNFNRKKITSKVSCKSKNIPKRQMASSEEPIPRFKCTYANCNESYHLNSSLLRHTSQFHQNQTPLNPAATSVNSKFKMSYKKHVFYRHCDPSDSLVVRLQSTPKKDESNSGCQTKLIISPSSQSSQDSQKLPLKQPLRCCLKDQEIARSEENFESIEESAEEVLDKVPKSPKVKRKRGFDRFVFRTHEEALQMCQDRCLPVAFPCMVQNCDSVVTRLSSLNRHYITVHRFSRKNWTDNMDKLCYTAEQLEEIIQKKSAVSAIPDLTRIPNGVLKMEYQSEPATPGGPSQPMSLHSIKTESKGQEVIEFSDEPHPDRSLLIAAEDLLYGSPKSSGHPEEPVSMSPSHKDRSDSELTAPPLIRPPPLDLSPPSTLRIAVDEGSFEPSGKDSKSINIPSTVSISVPTPTRQPLRRKNELSEPPPPVPLSPIPKDPVAHSLAPRAFDIAAYKPMGFESSFLKFIKEKEEEIKYEKPWTAGVNNPCLKPDPPRRRDCFRRNCSVKENTQRGAPISRSRKFRSSPLRHLISKGECTSIQNLRLILERALGGCGDQAIKQLQFLKPVVVLERPKPSASILDLLPSETKA, encoded by the exons ACTCTAATGCATTATGCTGGGAGCAGGAATTCAGTGGAACACGGATTGCCTCTATTGGAAGTTTACTGTCTGTCAATCAACTGTTTTGCTGCTGCCAGGCCACATCTCACAGGCGACTCCCCCAGTGTTGCCCTTGTGCTCAAAAGACTTGCATT GAGTTGCCTTGAATTGTTGTTGTCTGTGCCTCAAAATGAAATCCCTTTGGAAGCCTGGCTGCAGTTCCATGGTTCAGTTCAG GCGGCCCATGAGGCCATGCTGCAGTATGGCAGTACAGATTTGCATGCCCTTCTGAACATCACAGGTGAAGGTGGAGCATGGAATAATCCTGTCCTGGTCTCACTTCTTACCGGTCAGCCCACAAACCcagatgagg TGAATGCATATCTTGCTTTGGAGGGAGACGGTTTTATGGAAATGCGGATCAAACACTTGGAAAAAGTAGGGGAGGTAGAGAAAGCACTGATCCTCAACAAAGCCTGTGCTAACTGTAGCCTCCTGCCTAACCAGTCTACTTTTCGTCAGACCTTTGTCACCCAACTGTGCCAACAGCTGCCTAGTGAGGAAGCTATTTTAGAG ATTTCTAGAATAGATGCAAAAGATGTCCTGGACATTATTTGTAACATGGATTCTGAGGGGGATGAGAGCACAGCCTTCATCCTGTGCACCACATATTTTACACAGCAGCTACAGCAAGACAGCTTGTACTGTTCCTG GGAGCTAACCCTCCTTTGGAGCAAACTGCAGAGAAGAATTGATGTGTCCCTTGAATCATTTATTGAACGGTGCCTCCAGTTTGCAGCCATTGCCAGGACTATCTACCATCTCCTATTCCTCATTCGTGTAATTCAGACAGAG ACAATGCAGCTTGGACTAGCAGTATCAGTTGAACTGTGCGTGAAGGCTCTTCGGCTTCCAAGGCAAGATGACGTAGATGCAAAAACAATGGTCTGCAAAGCTGTTGTCTGTCTCCTCCCTGATGATCTGGAGGTGATACGAGCTTGTCAGCTGACAGAATTCCTTTTAAGTCCTGCTCAGGAAGCCTTTGATGTCCTTGAGGAGCTCTACACACGTCCTGATCAAAAATATGATGAGGAGAATGCCATTATTCCAAATTCCCTGCGTTGCGAGTTGTTACTTTCTCTGAAAGCACATTGGCCCTTTGACCCTGAATTTTGGGACTGGAAGACATTGAAGCGCTACTGCATTCAATTACTGGGGCTGGAACCTGAGGAAGAAGTAGAGGATGAAGTAGCAACCGAGGAGCTATGTAATCTTGGACCAGTTTTGAATGAAGAGATTGAGAAGGAggaagaaaataaatataagcTTAATCTATTTAGCAGCACTGAGCAAGAGCAGACAGTGGAAAAAACGGAGACGGAAAAGGGACAAAAAGTCTCAAAGAAAAAAGACTCACAAGACGTCTCTAACAGATCCGACACGCATCAGAAGAATAAATTTGTCTGCCAGATATGCCATAAACAAGTGGTTGAGACACGAATCTGTCACCATGCCAGAAAACACATGGAAAATGACATGTGGACATGCCCTGTGTGTCTAcaaaattttaaaagtaaaaaggaGTTTGAGCCACACTccaaaaaacacattcagattCCTGCAAAGGGTcactggaaaaagaaaaaagtgaagAAGAAGGTGGACCTGCAAAATTATTTCAAGGAGGATAGTTTGGATGAGCTAGAGCCTGGTCAAATTCCTTTAGACCCTTCCCTAGCCATGTACTATCAGTCCACACATGACCCTGTTGTATTAGAACATATATTAGAGCAAGCTGCCAGTGTGCCTGATAAGCAAATAGAGAATGACTATATTACATTTGACTACATCAATACATACTTTAAATTACAGGATCGTGATGTTTACCAGTGTCCAGCCACTAACTGCTCAAggaattttaaactttttaaatacTTGGGTGTACACATCAAAAATGAGCATGACAGTGAAGACCCTAATTTGAAACATTATCTGGAGATGAAAGACCGCCGGGAGAAGTGCACTTTCTGCCGGAAGACCTTCATGACTGCCTATCACCATCGGCAGCACCGTTGGGTCCATTATGGAGATAATCCTTACATGTGTGTGGTCACTGGATGCGGTGCCCGTTTTGACACCACCAATGAATTTATAGCACATAAGCATAGTCATGGGTTCAATTTGTCCTACGGCTGTGAGTTGAAAGGCTGCAGTTTCTCTTATTGTGACCTTGGGCAGCTCTACCACCATGAGGCACAGCACTTCCGCGATGCAGCTTACACTTGCACCAGCCCAGGGTGCAAGAACTTTTTCTACTCTCGCAGGGAATTTCTACAGCACTTGGCTACTCATGACATCACTTTCACAGAGAAAGACTTTGAGACACAGAGAAAAATGAGACGGAAACTCTTGATCCCAGTTGTAGAAAGTGACTTGGGTTCTAGGACAAAGGCAGAAATGGAGAATGTTGTCCAAAAGGGTGGTTCAAGTTCAACTTCGCATCTCTTGGCGAACAGTGAATCTAAGGTCTCGTTGATGTGTGTTGCTGTCTGCTTTGATGGGAGAAAGTTTACATGTGGCTTAAAAAAGTGTGAAAGGACTTTCACTACTGCAAGAGAACTTCAGAAGCACTTGAGAATTGCTCATCCAGGAGAGTTTAATGAGGAGGATCAATTATGCAAGAAGAAAGTACAAGCAAAGCATTCTAATACTGAAGCCAATGAATTGCATAAAAGTGGCCAGGATAAGACTCTAAAAAGGTCATCTACTGAGGAATCCAATCACAAAAAGGATCTCTCGCCTGCTCCCGAGTCCGTAGATTGTGATGCAACACTTTCAAATGTGGACCTCGGTGCAGCATTAACCGAAATCTTGCTTGGATTGAGTCAACTAAGCCTTAATTCTCCCAGCACCAGATGTGCTGTGCGTAATTCGCAGAGCACTTGCACGCCTACCTTGAATGCAAGGTCACCTGCCAAAGCAGCGAACAGCAAAAAAGAGGTGAGATCTCATGTAGCGGGTAGTGATTCAAAGAGGCTGTCAAGCAAGTCAGAATTGCCACAAACGCATGACCACATTAAAGACTCTGAGAAGAAGAAACCCCAAAGTGAGCCCTCAACCAAGCCTTACACCTGCGAAGCCAAAAGCTGCCACTACCAGAGTGTTACCTGTTGTGCTTTAAAGCAGCACTACATTAAGATTCATGGATACTCTGAGGAGAACTTGCAACAAATGGAGGTGTTTCAATCTCAAACATTTGAGCCTCTTAAAACACCTGATAGCACTGAAGATTCTGTCTTGGATGACAATCAACCACATAGCGAGTTCCTTGTGCAGGCCACAACCAAGCCTTACACCTGTGAAGCTAAGAGATGCCACTACCAGAGTGTTACTAGTCGTGCTTTAATGCAGCACTACATTAAGATTCATGATTACTCCGAGGAAGAGGTGAAAAAGATGGAGGTGTTTCAGTCTCAAATATTCAAGCCTTTCAAGTGCCATCTCTGCTCCAAGAGCTACAgaaacaaaaaagaattgaggcTCCACTATATACAGATGCATCACATTAACAAAGCTGTTGTTGAGCAGATGAGCTGCTCTTTTAAAAAGAGGCTAGCTGATAAAGCGCCGGTGTTGTCATCATCTAAAATGAGGAACAAGAAGAAGTCACAATCTTTGAAGGTGGATGACATTAAAACCCAAAGACGAGACAAACATCTTTGGCAACAGAGATGCCAAAAACAAGATTATCAGTTGTGGAAAAGAAAACTAGATAGGAAAAATGGAGAAATGGGAAAAGTTAAAgctaaagagaaagagaaaaaagtcCCTTCTGAAACTGATGCTGATGTAAACCATGAAACGGTTGACGTTAGGGGAAGCCGCCGCTTGGTAGCAAAAGGGAATCTGAGCCACATCCTCACTAAATACAATAAACCCTTTCATTGCGTGCACAAAAACTGCAATGCTGCCTTCAGTAATCAGAACGCCCTTGTTGGCCACCTTCAGTTAGCGCATCACTATAACCGCTCACAGTTGTGCTTTCCATGTGAACACAAAGGATGTGATAAGCAGTTTAGCAACTTGTCTAGTCTTACTAAACACTACCGTAAAGAGCACAACTTTAACAGAAAGAAAATTACATCAAAAGTGTCCTGCAAATCTAAGAACATACCAAAAAGACAGATGGCCTCATCAGAGGAGCCCATACCAAGGTTCAAGTGTACCTATGCTAACTGCAATGAGTCCTACCATCTCAACAGCAGCCTCCTGCGTCACACAAGTCAGTTTCACCAGAACCAGACTCCTCTGAATCCAGCTGCTACTTCTGTGAACAGCAAGTTCAAAATGAGCTATAAAAAGCATGTGTTCTATAGGCACTGTGATCCATCTGATTCCCTTGTCGTGCGTCTCCAGAGTACACCTAAAAAAGATGAGTCAAATAGTGGATGCCAAACGAAGTTGATCATCTCACCTTCTTCCCAGTCATCGCAAGATTCACAAAAGCTGCCTCTTAAGCAACCTTTGAGATGCTGCCTCAAGGATCAGGAAATCGCTCGGTCTGAGGAGAACTTTGAGTCCATTGAAGAAAGTGCAGAGGAGGTGCTGGACAAAGTACCTAAGTCACCAAAAGTCAAACGAAAAAGAGGATTTGATCGGTTTGTCTTCCGAACACATGAGGAGGCTTTGCAGATGTGCCAAGACCGCTGCCTGCCTGTGGCCTTCCCTTGCATGGTGCAGAACTGTGACTCTGTAGTCACGAGATTGAGTAGTTTAAATCGACATTATATTACAGTTCACAGATTTTCACGTAAAAATTGGACTGATAATATGGACAAATTATGTTACACTGCTGAACAGTTAGAAGAGATTATACAAAAGAAATCTGCTGTGTCTGCTATACCTGATTTAACAAGGATTCCAAATGGCGTCCTCAAAATGGAGTATCAGTCTGAGCCGGCGACCCCAGGTGGACCGTCACAGCCAATGAGCCTCCACTCGATCAAAACTGAATCAAAGGGACAGGAGGTCATTGAGTTTTCAGATGAGCCACACCCCGACAGAAGTTTACTTATTGCTGCTGAAGATTTGCTCTATGGCTCCCCAAAGTCAAGCGGGCACCCTGAAGAGCCTGTTTCCATGAGTCCAAGTCACAAAGACCGATCAGACTCGGAGTTAACGGCACCTCCCCTTATACGACCTCCACCGCTTGACCTGTCTCCACCCTCTACCCTCAGAATTGCTGTTGATGAAGGTTCATTTGAACCCTCTGGTAAAGACAGTAAATCTATTAACATTCCTTCTACTGTTTCCATATCAGTTCCCACCCCAACTCGGCAGCCCCTCAGACGTAAGAATGAACTCTCTGAACCACCACCGCCAGTTCCTCTTTCGCCAATCCCAAAGGATCCTGTAGCGCACAGTCTAGCGCCACGAGCTTTTGACATTGCAGCTTACAAACCTATGGGCTTCGAGTCCTCATTCTTGAAGTTCATTAAAGAGAAGGAAGAGGAGATCAAATATGAAAAGCCGTGGACTGCAGGAGTTAATAATCCTTGTCTCAAGCCTGATCCACCTCGCCGCCGAGATTGTTTCAGACGGAACTGCTCTGTCAAAGAGAACACTCAGAGAGGAGCCCCCATCTCTCGAAGCCGCAAGTTTCGGTCATCCCCACTGAGGCACTTGATCTCTAAAGGAGAGTGTACCTCTATCCAGAATCTCCGTCTGATTTTGGAGAGGGCTTTAGGGGGCTGTGGCGATCAAGCTATAAAACAGCTTCAGTTCTTGAAGCCTGTGGTGGTTCTAGAGAGGCCAAAGCCTTCTGCCTCCATTCTTGATCTCTTACCCTCTGAAACTAAAGCATAA